From Aspergillus fumigatus Af293 chromosome 5, whole genome shotgun sequence, a single genomic window includes:
- a CDS encoding putative oxidoreductase, 2OG-Fe(II) oxygenase family, producing the protein MDYLNQVTALTEKVLQAIGVSLGYDESYFDEICTEPMAFYQLLHYPPQPADADPLQRGDVPGLEVWDEESQSYYPVSPIEGAYVVHLGNLFQQWPNDKYMSNVHRVINRSDVDRYCIPFNYNGNLDFVIRCIDSCRAKPEDEKYAPISVDDYIRQKYKDVYGRVGIYSVAERVKT; encoded by the exons CCTCACCGAGAAAGTCCTACAAGCCATCGGCGTGTCCCTGGGCTACGACGAGTCCTACTTCGACGAGATCTGCACGGAACCCATGGCCTTCTACCAGTTGCTTCATTACCCTCCCCAGCCTGCCGACGCCGACCCGCTGCAGCGCG GGGATGTCCCCGGGCTGGAGGTGTGGGACGAGGAGTCGCAGTCATATTACCCTGTGTCACCAATCGAGGGGGCATATGTGGTGCACCTAGGGAATCTTTTCCAGCAGTGGCCGAATGATAAATACATGTCCAACGTGCACCGGGTGATCAACCGGTCGGATGTAGACCGGTACTGCATCCCGTTCAACTACAATGGGAATCTAGACTTTGTGATCCGGTGCATTGACTCGTGTCGCGCGAAGCCGGAGGACGAAAAGTATGCGCCCATCTCGGTGGATGACTACATCCGGCAGAAGTATAAGGATGTGTATGGGCGTGTGGGCATCTATTCGGTTGCTGAGCGGGTCAAGACATAG